A genomic stretch from Streptomyces sp. QL37 includes:
- the kdpA gene encoding potassium-transporting ATPase subunit KdpA, with protein MSPVTAGVLQLLALISALALAYRPLGDYMARVYSSEKHYRPEKWIYRAVGADPSASMRWPAYLRGVLAFSAVSVLFLYALQRLQGTLPGSLGFVSIDPDQAFNTAASFVANTNWQSYYGEQAMGHVVQTGGLAVQNFVSAAVGMAVAVALVRGFSRSRTGELGNFWTDLVRGTVRVLLPIAVIGAVVLVACGVVQNFSGIHEVGQFTGGTQQWNGGAVASQEVIKELGTNGGGYFNANSAHPFENPSPFSNLFEIFLILLIPFALTRTFGRMVGNLRQGYAILATMATIWIGFTALMMWTEFAHHGPAPDLAGGSMEGKETRFGIAGSSIFAVATTLTSTGAVNSFHSSYTGLGGGITMLGMQLGEIAPGGVGSGLYGMLVMAVIAVFIAGLMVGRTPEYLGKKIGTRQIKLAACYILITPALVLCFTAVAMALPTPADSMTNSGAHGFSEILYAYTSGANNNGSAFAGLNADTQWFNTTIGIAMLLGRFLPIVFVLALAGSLAEQHPVPATAGTLRTDKPLYSGLLVGTILILTGLTYFPALALGPLAEGLAS; from the coding sequence ATGAGCCCCGTAACAGCTGGTGTGCTTCAGCTGCTCGCGCTGATTTCAGCGCTTGCCCTCGCATACCGTCCGCTCGGTGATTACATGGCCCGGGTCTACTCCTCGGAAAAGCACTACCGGCCGGAGAAGTGGATTTACCGTGCCGTCGGAGCCGACCCGTCGGCATCTATGCGCTGGCCCGCCTATCTGCGCGGTGTACTCGCATTCTCCGCGGTGAGCGTGCTTTTCCTCTACGCGCTTCAGCGACTGCAGGGAACCCTGCCCGGTTCGCTCGGATTCGTGTCGATCGACCCGGACCAGGCGTTCAACACCGCGGCGTCCTTCGTGGCGAACACCAACTGGCAGTCCTACTACGGCGAACAGGCCATGGGCCACGTGGTGCAGACCGGCGGCCTCGCGGTGCAGAACTTCGTCTCGGCCGCTGTGGGTATGGCGGTGGCCGTGGCCCTCGTACGCGGGTTCTCGCGCTCGCGTACCGGCGAGCTCGGGAACTTCTGGACGGATCTGGTGCGCGGCACCGTACGCGTCCTGCTGCCGATAGCCGTGATCGGCGCGGTCGTGCTGGTGGCGTGCGGTGTCGTCCAGAACTTCTCCGGCATCCACGAGGTCGGGCAGTTCACCGGCGGCACGCAGCAGTGGAACGGCGGCGCGGTCGCCTCGCAGGAGGTCATCAAGGAGCTGGGTACGAACGGTGGCGGTTACTTCAACGCCAACTCCGCCCATCCCTTCGAGAATCCGTCCCCCTTCTCCAACCTGTTCGAGATCTTCCTGATCCTCCTGATCCCGTTCGCGCTGACCCGCACGTTCGGCCGCATGGTCGGCAACCTGCGGCAGGGGTACGCGATCCTCGCCACGATGGCCACCATCTGGATCGGCTTCACGGCCCTGATGATGTGGACCGAGTTCGCCCACCACGGCCCGGCTCCCGACCTCGCCGGCGGTTCGATGGAGGGCAAGGAGACACGATTCGGCATCGCCGGATCGTCGATCTTCGCCGTGGCGACCACCCTCACGTCGACCGGCGCGGTGAACTCCTTCCACTCCTCGTACACCGGGCTGGGCGGTGGCATCACCATGCTCGGCATGCAGCTCGGGGAGATCGCGCCCGGCGGTGTCGGATCCGGTCTCTACGGCATGCTGGTCATGGCGGTCATCGCCGTCTTCATCGCCGGCCTCATGGTCGGCCGTACCCCCGAGTACCTCGGGAAGAAGATAGGCACCCGGCAGATCAAGCTCGCGGCGTGCTACATCCTGATCACGCCGGCGCTGGTGCTCTGCTTCACGGCGGTGGCGATGGCGCTGCCGACTCCGGCCGACTCGATGACCAACAGCGGCGCGCACGGGTTCTCCGAGATCCTCTACGCCTACACCTCCGGTGCCAACAACAACGGCTCCGCCTTCGCCGGGCTCAACGCCGACACCCAGTGGTTCAACACCACCATCGGTATCGCGATGCTGCTCGGCCGTTTCCTGCCGATCGTGTTCGTCCTGGCACTGGCCGGCTCACTCGCCGAGCAGCACCCCGTCCCCGCCACGGCGGGCACCCTGCGGACCGACAAGCCCCTCTACTCGGGCCTGCTCGTCGGCACGATCCTCATCCTCACCGGTCTGACCTACTTCCCGGCCCTGGCGCTGGGGCCGCTCGCCGAAGGACTCGCCTCATGA
- the kdpF gene encoding K(+)-transporting ATPase subunit F yields the protein MTAENIVGLVVAVSLLVYLVLALVYPERF from the coding sequence GTGACCGCCGAGAACATCGTCGGCCTGGTCGTGGCCGTCTCCCTGCTGGTGTACCTCGTCCTTGCGCTCGTGTACCCGGAGAGGTTCTGA
- a CDS encoding AAA family ATPase, with translation MDIDPGPAVVLITGVMASGKSTVAQLLAERLPRAAHVRGDVFRRMTVSGREDLMPEGTAEARAQLELRQRLSALVADEYARDGWTAVVQDIVLGADLERYVARVRTRPLYVVVLAPSTEAVRDREEARAKTGYGAWTVEALDRGLREETPGIGLRLDTSRQTPDETVAAILAGLPAARIHEG, from the coding sequence GTGGACATCGATCCCGGCCCGGCCGTCGTCCTGATCACCGGTGTGATGGCGTCGGGGAAGTCGACCGTGGCACAGCTCCTGGCCGAGCGTCTGCCCCGCGCGGCGCATGTGCGAGGTGACGTGTTCCGCCGCATGACCGTCTCCGGCCGGGAGGACCTGATGCCGGAGGGGACCGCGGAGGCCAGGGCTCAACTGGAGCTCCGCCAGCGGCTCTCCGCGCTCGTGGCCGACGAGTACGCGCGCGACGGGTGGACCGCGGTCGTCCAGGACATCGTCCTCGGCGCGGACCTGGAGCGCTATGTCGCCAGGGTCCGCACACGCCCCCTGTACGTCGTCGTGCTGGCGCCCTCCACCGAGGCCGTTCGGGACAGGGAGGAGGCGCGCGCGAAGACCGGGTACGGCGCCTGGACGGTCGAGGCGCTCGACCGCGGTCTCCGGGAGGAGACGCCCGGCATCGGCCTCAGGCTGGACACCTCGCGGCAGACGCCGGACGAGACGGTCGCGGCGATCCTGGCCGGTCTCCCCGCGGCACGTATCCACGAGGGCTGA
- a CDS encoding TetR/AcrR family transcriptional regulator, which translates to MARAGLTAERLTRAGADMADEVGFDNVTVAALARQFGVKDASLYSHLKNSQDLRTRIALLALAELADRVAAALAGRAGKDALEAFANAYRDYAREHPGRYAAAQLRLSPEAAAASAGARHSQMTRAVLRGYDLTEPDQTHAVRLLGSVFHGYISLESGGSFSHSAPGTQETWSRVLDALDALLRNWPAR; encoded by the coding sequence ATGGCACGAGCAGGGCTGACCGCAGAACGCCTGACGCGGGCCGGAGCGGACATGGCCGACGAGGTCGGCTTCGACAACGTGACCGTCGCGGCACTCGCCCGGCAGTTCGGCGTCAAGGACGCGAGCCTCTACTCGCATCTGAAGAACTCCCAGGACCTCAGGACGAGGATCGCCCTGCTGGCCCTGGCGGAACTCGCCGACCGTGTCGCCGCCGCTCTGGCGGGGCGGGCCGGCAAGGACGCACTGGAGGCGTTCGCGAACGCCTACCGCGACTACGCCCGGGAGCACCCCGGCCGCTACGCCGCAGCGCAGCTCCGGCTCAGCCCCGAGGCGGCCGCCGCCAGTGCCGGCGCGAGGCATTCCCAGATGACCCGGGCGGTCCTGCGCGGCTACGACCTCACGGAGCCCGACCAGACACATGCGGTCCGGCTGCTGGGCAGCGTCTTCCACGGCTACATCAGCCTGGAATCGGGAGGAAGCTTCAGCCACAGCGCCCCCGGCACACAGGAGACCTGGTCACGGGTCCTGGACGCCCTCGACGCCCTGCTGCGGAACTGGCCCGCACGCTGA
- a CDS encoding SGNH/GDSL hydrolase family protein has translation MSPLPQLITTPLTGDLLRGALDVERTEHGLLPHRLPARARALNADGQLAMVEAQPSGVRLLIRTRATVVELDTLPTKRVYVGAPPRPDGVYDLLIDGRLADQASVSGGNTQTIDMATGSAEVRPGPVGTLRFDGLSADRKDLEIWLPHDETTELVALRTDAPVEPVPDRGRPVWLHHGSSISHGSDAASPTTTWPALAAAHGGVELVNLGFGGSALLDPFTARALRDTPADRISVKVGINLVNKDVMRLRAFTPAVHGFLDTIREGHPTTPLLVVSPILCPIHEETPGPSAPDHSALSEGKLKFSAGGDPAETAQGKLTLSIIRDELARIVEQRTAEDPNLYYLDGRELYGEADSAELPLPDALHPDAATHRRIGERFAGLAFRAGGPLAVA, from the coding sequence ATGAGCCCCCTGCCCCAGCTGATAACCACACCCCTCACCGGGGACCTCCTGCGCGGCGCCCTCGATGTGGAGCGCACCGAGCACGGTCTGCTGCCGCACCGGCTGCCCGCCCGTGCGCGCGCCCTGAACGCCGACGGCCAGCTGGCCATGGTGGAGGCCCAGCCCTCCGGGGTGCGCCTTCTGATACGTACACGGGCGACCGTCGTGGAGCTGGACACCCTGCCCACCAAGCGGGTGTACGTGGGTGCCCCGCCCCGGCCCGACGGCGTCTACGACCTGCTGATCGACGGCCGCCTCGCGGACCAGGCCTCCGTGTCCGGTGGCAACACCCAGACCATCGACATGGCCACCGGATCGGCCGAGGTCCGGCCGGGACCCGTCGGTACCCTCCGCTTCGACGGTCTGTCCGCCGACCGGAAGGACCTCGAGATCTGGCTGCCGCACGACGAGACCACCGAGCTGGTCGCCCTGCGCACCGACGCACCGGTCGAGCCGGTGCCGGACCGCGGCCGGCCGGTCTGGCTCCATCACGGCAGCTCGATCAGTCACGGTTCCGATGCCGCGAGCCCCACCACCACCTGGCCCGCGCTGGCCGCCGCCCACGGCGGGGTGGAGCTGGTCAACCTGGGATTCGGCGGCAGCGCCCTGCTCGACCCGTTCACCGCCCGTGCCCTGCGCGACACACCTGCCGACCGGATCAGCGTCAAGGTCGGCATCAACCTGGTCAACAAGGACGTGATGCGCCTGCGCGCCTTCACCCCGGCCGTCCACGGCTTCCTCGACACCATCCGCGAAGGCCACCCCACCACCCCGCTGCTGGTCGTCTCGCCCATTCTCTGCCCCATCCACGAGGAGACCCCCGGCCCCAGCGCACCGGACCACAGCGCCCTCAGCGAGGGGAAGCTGAAGTTCAGCGCCGGGGGAGACCCGGCCGAAACGGCGCAGGGAAAGCTGACGCTCAGCATCATCAGGGACGAACTCGCCCGCATCGTCGAGCAGCGGACTGCCGAGGACCCGAACCTGTACTACCTCGACGGCCGCGAACTCTACGGCGAGGCGGATTCCGCCGAGCTGCCGCTTCCCGACGCCCTGCACCCCGACGCGGCCACGCACCGCCGCATCGGCGAACGCTTCGCCGGGCTGGCGTTCCGTGCGGGCGGTCCGCTCGCCGTCGCCTGA
- a CDS encoding SpoIIE family protein phosphatase → MGDRRPAYVPSEEVRCQILEQLAVPVAYFGRDRMLAMANAAAAASVSRSEASMIGLLPGEIEPGLFLEGGEGLAEAIDRVLRTGKGEPYETHLMVEGSEHIWQAAMSPVLDAAGEVQGVSVVTLDTTAQFWARRRLAVLNKASMRIGSTLDVGRTAEELAELGIEDFADFVTVDLLAEVLAGDEARSVLHRDTISFHRVAQRSVLGGCPESVVPLGEIHEYDRDSVVGRALIAGEPSRHTVDEEALRRWMADEPARTRSMRLHKIHSVLVVPLRARGVTLGIVLFCRHRIPGGFGAADLQLAAELVSRAAVCVDNARRYTRERATALALQRSLLPRRAARQQAVEVTARYLPNTSGAGIGGDWFDVIPLSGARVALVVGDVVGHGLHASATMGRLRTAVRTLADVDLAPEELLTQLDDLVMTLDREEPADSADGATVAGATCLYAVYDPAAGCCTLARAGHPEPMLVRPDGTVEQLTLPSGPPLGVGGVAFEAADFDLPEGSRLALYTDGLIETAGGDIDAALAELRSLLGRPAHSLEGLCDTVMDALVPEQPDDDVALLLARTRRLDAGHYASWDLVADPAVVSNARKRASAQLRAWGLDDAVFTTELVVSELVTNAIRYGGDPIRLRLIRDTALICEVFDGSSTAPHLRRARIFDEGGRGLLLVASLTERWGTRYTSTGKTIWAEQPLPDAGDADLV, encoded by the coding sequence ATGGGTGACAGACGGCCCGCGTACGTACCGTCCGAAGAGGTGCGCTGCCAGATCCTGGAGCAGCTGGCGGTGCCGGTGGCCTACTTCGGGCGGGACCGGATGCTCGCCATGGCCAATGCCGCGGCCGCCGCTTCGGTCAGCAGGTCCGAGGCGTCGATGATCGGGCTGCTCCCCGGGGAGATCGAGCCCGGGCTGTTCCTGGAAGGCGGGGAAGGGCTTGCCGAAGCCATCGACCGGGTGCTGAGGACGGGCAAGGGCGAACCCTACGAGACGCACCTCATGGTGGAGGGCAGCGAACACATCTGGCAGGCCGCCATGTCGCCCGTACTGGACGCCGCGGGTGAGGTCCAGGGCGTGTCCGTCGTCACACTGGATACGACCGCCCAGTTCTGGGCCCGACGACGCCTGGCCGTGCTGAACAAGGCCAGTATGCGCATCGGCAGCACCCTCGATGTGGGCCGCACCGCCGAGGAGTTGGCGGAGCTCGGTATCGAGGACTTCGCCGACTTCGTGACGGTCGATCTGCTCGCCGAGGTGCTGGCGGGCGACGAAGCGCGTTCGGTGCTGCACCGGGACACGATCTCCTTCCACCGGGTGGCCCAGCGGTCGGTGCTCGGCGGATGCCCGGAGTCGGTCGTCCCGCTGGGCGAGATCCATGAGTACGACCGGGACTCCGTGGTGGGGCGCGCCCTGATCGCGGGGGAGCCGTCGCGCCACACGGTCGACGAAGAGGCCCTGCGCCGATGGATGGCGGACGAACCCGCACGGACGCGGAGCATGCGCCTGCACAAGATCCATTCGGTACTGGTCGTTCCGCTGCGGGCCCGAGGCGTGACTCTCGGCATCGTGCTGTTCTGCCGCCACCGGATCCCCGGGGGCTTCGGCGCCGCGGATCTGCAACTGGCCGCCGAGCTGGTCTCGCGGGCGGCCGTCTGTGTCGACAACGCCCGCCGGTACACCCGCGAGAGGGCCACGGCCCTCGCCCTGCAGCGCAGCCTGCTGCCGCGCCGGGCTGCGCGTCAGCAGGCCGTCGAGGTCACCGCACGCTATCTCCCGAACACCAGCGGCGCCGGCATCGGAGGTGACTGGTTCGACGTCATTCCGCTGTCCGGTGCCAGGGTCGCCCTCGTCGTCGGCGACGTGGTCGGGCACGGCCTCCACGCCTCGGCGACCATGGGCAGGCTCCGTACCGCTGTGCGGACACTCGCCGATGTCGATCTCGCCCCGGAGGAACTGCTCACACAACTCGATGACCTGGTCATGACACTCGACCGGGAGGAGCCCGCGGACAGTGCCGACGGTGCGACGGTCGCCGGTGCTACCTGCCTCTACGCCGTGTACGACCCGGCGGCCGGCTGCTGCACGCTGGCCAGGGCGGGCCACCCCGAGCCGATGCTGGTCCGCCCCGACGGCACCGTCGAGCAGCTGACACTGCCTTCCGGCCCGCCGCTCGGTGTGGGTGGCGTGGCTTTCGAGGCGGCCGACTTCGATCTCCCGGAAGGCAGCCGGCTGGCCCTCTACACGGACGGTCTGATCGAGACGGCGGGAGGGGACATCGACGCCGCCCTCGCCGAGCTGCGTTCCCTGCTCGGCCGCCCCGCGCACTCCCTCGAAGGGCTCTGCGACACGGTCATGGACGCACTGGTGCCCGAGCAGCCCGACGACGACGTCGCACTGCTGCTGGCCAGGACCCGGCGCCTGGACGCTGGCCACTACGCCTCATGGGACCTGGTCGCGGATCCGGCCGTCGTGTCGAACGCCCGCAAACGCGCCTCCGCGCAACTGAGGGCATGGGGCCTGGACGACGCCGTGTTCACCACCGAACTGGTCGTCAGCGAACTGGTCACCAACGCCATCCGTTACGGGGGCGATCCGATCCGACTCCGCCTCATCCGGGACACCGCGCTCATCTGCGAGGTCTTCGACGGCAGCAGCACCGCCCCGCATCTGCGCCGCGCCCGGATCTTCGACGAGGGCGGACGCGGCCTCCTGCTCGTGGCGAGTCTCACCGAGCGCTGGGGCACCCGCTACACCAGCACGGGCAAGACGATCTGGGCCGAACAGCCGCTGCCGGACGCGGGGGATGCCGACCTGGTCTGA
- a CDS encoding FKBP-type peptidyl-prolyl cis-trans isomerase encodes MSEPTKPEIDLPEGDAPTELTIRDLVVGDGLEAKPGRVVQVHYVGVTFESGKEFDTSWDRGRTFKFAVGGGKVIKGWDRGVRGMRVGGRREIIVPPRLGYGDQSPSPSIPAGSTLVFVVDLLSVAV; translated from the coding sequence ATGAGTGAACCGACGAAGCCCGAGATCGACCTTCCGGAGGGTGACGCTCCGACCGAGCTGACCATCCGCGACCTGGTCGTCGGGGACGGGCTCGAGGCGAAGCCGGGCAGGGTCGTCCAGGTTCACTACGTCGGGGTCACCTTCGAGTCCGGGAAGGAATTCGACACCTCCTGGGACCGGGGCCGGACGTTCAAGTTCGCCGTGGGCGGTGGCAAGGTCATCAAGGGGTGGGACCGCGGGGTCAGAGGAATGAGGGTCGGTGGCCGGCGCGAGATCATCGTTCCCCCGCGCCTCGGCTACGGCGACCAGTCACCCTCCCCGTCGATCCCGGCGGGCTCGACACTCGTCTTCGTGGTGGACCTGCTCTCCGTCGCGGTCTGA
- a CDS encoding MBL fold metallo-hydrolase: MSLSVPRLRIGSTEIFALADGEGPFFSPRAEAFPEATDAQWAEADRYDPGAVDAEGRWRLKFRAYAIRGDEGLTVVDAGIGPADSPAGSWAPVPGVLPESLAAAGIDPAEVDTVVLTHLHTDHVGWAVVTEAAVPSAGGAVDGNASTGGRRPYFPNAEYLLQRAEFDAIDSLNPQLRETLTDPLAAAGRLRLLDGDTPLRAGRAVATPGHTPGHQSVLVAGGRESALVTGDLLVHALQLLHPELAYAHEADPEAARRSRERMLAREGALALHLATPHLTEPFLPV; the protein is encoded by the coding sequence ATGTCCCTCAGCGTTCCCCGCCTCCGGATCGGCTCGACCGAGATCTTCGCCCTCGCCGACGGCGAGGGGCCGTTCTTCTCCCCGCGCGCCGAGGCCTTCCCCGAGGCCACGGACGCGCAGTGGGCCGAGGCCGACCGCTACGACCCCGGCGCGGTCGACGCCGAGGGCCGCTGGCGGCTGAAGTTCCGTGCGTACGCCATCCGCGGTGACGAGGGCCTCACCGTCGTGGACGCCGGGATCGGTCCGGCGGACAGCCCGGCCGGCTCGTGGGCGCCCGTGCCCGGTGTGCTTCCGGAGTCGCTCGCCGCCGCGGGCATCGACCCGGCCGAAGTCGACACCGTGGTGCTCACACATCTGCACACCGACCACGTCGGGTGGGCGGTCGTGACCGAGGCGGCCGTCCCGTCAGCGGGCGGCGCGGTGGACGGCAACGCTTCGACCGGCGGTCGTCGCCCCTATTTCCCGAACGCCGAATACCTGCTCCAGCGGGCCGAGTTCGACGCCATCGACTCGCTCAACCCGCAGCTGCGCGAGACCCTCACCGACCCGCTCGCGGCCGCCGGCCGGCTGCGGCTCCTCGACGGGGACACGCCGCTGCGCGCCGGGCGCGCGGTCGCCACGCCCGGTCACACGCCCGGACACCAGAGCGTGCTGGTCGCCGGCGGGCGCGAGTCGGCGCTCGTCACCGGCGACCTCCTGGTGCACGCGCTCCAGCTGCTCCACCCGGAGCTCGCCTACGCGCACGAGGCCGACCCCGAGGCGGCCAGGCGATCGAGGGAGCGCATGCTCGCCCGCGAAGGCGCCCTTGCGCTGCACCTGGCGACACCGCACTTGACGGAGCCGTTCCTCCCGGTGTGA
- a CDS encoding TetR/AcrR family transcriptional regulator, with product MPTGVHIHDARQQLFDAAERVLLRDGPSALTSRAVTTEAGCAKGVLHRHFTDFDTFLAALVLERAGEMETQAAALRDSAGTGTVTGNLTSALTSLFGSVAVAIIPLITFRDELRARLRRTWPAGVPVLSEGVTTVATYLSAERDLGRIDADADVDTLAPTLIGAGHLLFADRDNPSPDADAVHRMVATVLAGVMRERA from the coding sequence ATGCCGACAGGGGTACACATCCACGACGCGCGTCAACAGCTGTTCGATGCCGCGGAGCGTGTCCTGCTCAGGGACGGGCCGAGTGCGCTGACCAGCCGGGCGGTCACCACGGAGGCAGGGTGCGCCAAGGGGGTTCTGCACCGCCACTTCACCGACTTCGACACCTTCCTCGCGGCACTGGTCCTGGAACGGGCCGGCGAGATGGAAACGCAGGCGGCCGCCCTGCGGGACTCCGCGGGGACCGGCACCGTCACGGGCAACCTCACCTCCGCGCTGACGTCCCTGTTCGGTTCGGTCGCCGTGGCGATCATCCCTCTCATCACTTTCCGCGACGAGCTGCGCGCCAGACTGCGCCGGACCTGGCCGGCCGGCGTCCCTGTCCTGTCGGAGGGGGTGACGACGGTCGCCACCTACCTCTCCGCCGAACGCGACCTGGGCCGTATCGACGCGGATGCCGACGTCGACACGCTCGCCCCCACCCTGATCGGGGCCGGTCATCTGTTGTTCGCCGACCGGGACAACCCCTCACCCGATGCCGACGCCGTCCACAGGATGGTGGCCACGGTCCTCGCGGGCGTGATGCGTGAGCGGGCATGA
- a CDS encoding class I SAM-dependent methyltransferase, which produces MPTLPKKQSAPSGGEPHRAREVAESFGMDAERYDRARPPYPEALVRAVMAGCPGTRVLDVGCGTGIGARQFRAAGCAVLGVDPDARMAGVARHSGIEVEVATLEAWDPGARRFDMVVAGQAWHWIDPVAGAAKAAQVLRPGGRLAAFWHVFEPPPEVADAFVAAYRREVPDSPFSRPVAERSGGAYEAILDRAADGIREAGGFGDAQRWRFDWERTYTRDEWLDLLPTQGPLTRLPAEPLAKVLAEVGAAIDAMGGGFTMSSTTVAVGAVRVGTA; this is translated from the coding sequence ATGCCCACTCTACCGAAGAAGCAGTCAGCGCCTTCCGGGGGCGAGCCCCATCGGGCCCGGGAGGTGGCGGAGTCGTTCGGCATGGACGCCGAGCGCTACGACCGGGCCCGCCCTCCTTACCCCGAAGCCCTGGTGCGGGCCGTGATGGCCGGCTGCCCCGGCACCCGCGTCCTCGATGTCGGCTGCGGCACCGGCATCGGCGCAAGGCAGTTCCGGGCGGCCGGCTGCGCCGTGCTCGGCGTCGACCCCGACGCGCGGATGGCGGGCGTGGCGCGGCACAGCGGCATCGAGGTCGAGGTGGCGACACTGGAGGCCTGGGATCCGGGCGCCCGCAGGTTCGACATGGTCGTCGCCGGGCAGGCCTGGCACTGGATCGACCCGGTCGCCGGCGCGGCCAAGGCCGCGCAGGTGCTGCGGCCCGGCGGGCGGCTGGCGGCGTTCTGGCATGTCTTCGAGCCCCCGCCCGAGGTGGCGGACGCCTTCGTGGCGGCTTACCGGCGGGAGGTGCCCGATTCGCCGTTCAGCCGGCCGGTGGCCGAGCGGTCCGGGGGTGCGTACGAGGCGATCCTGGACAGGGCCGCCGACGGGATCCGTGAGGCGGGCGGCTTCGGTGACGCCCAGCGGTGGCGCTTCGACTGGGAGCGGACCTATACCCGGGACGAATGGCTGGACCTGCTGCCCACCCAAGGTCCCCTCACCCGGCTTCCGGCGGAACCGCTGGCGAAGGTGCTGGCGGAGGTGGGCGCCGCGATCGACGCGATGGGCGGCGGTTTCACGATGTCCTCCACCACGGTGGCGGTCGGCGCCGTCCGCGTCGGGACCGCCTGA
- a CDS encoding glyceraldehyde-3-phosphate dehydrogenase, with protein sequence MTATEDSFTNWKTREEIAESMIPIIGKLHRERDVTILLHSRSLVNKSVVSILKTHRFARQIAGEELSVTETLPFLHALMALDLGPSQIDLGMLASTYRTDDRGLSVGDFTAEAVAGATGANKTERREARDVVLYGFGRIGRLLARLLIEKTGSGNGLRLRAIVVRQGAGQDIVKRASLLRRDSIHGQFQGTITVDEANSRIIANGNEIQVIYSDDPTAVDYTAHGIKDAILIDNTGRWRDREGLSKHLRPGIAKVVLTAPGKGDVPNIVHGVNHDTIKPDEQIISCASCTTNAIVPPLKAMADEYGVLRGHVETVHSFTNDQNLLDNYHNSDRRGRSAPLNMVITETGAASAVTKALPDLDAKITGSSIRVPVPDVSIAILNLQLARGTNREEVLDYLRNVSLTSPLRRQIDFITAPDAVSSDFIGSRHASIVDAGATKVEGDNAILYLWYDNEFGYSSQVVRVVQHVSGVEYPTYPAPAV encoded by the coding sequence GTGACTGCCACCGAGGACTCGTTCACCAATTGGAAGACCCGTGAGGAGATCGCGGAGTCGATGATCCCGATCATCGGGAAGCTGCACCGGGAGCGGGATGTCACGATCCTGCTCCACAGCCGCTCCCTGGTGAACAAGTCGGTGGTCAGCATCCTCAAGACCCACCGGTTCGCCCGGCAGATAGCCGGCGAGGAGCTCTCGGTCACCGAGACGCTGCCGTTCCTGCACGCCCTCATGGCGCTGGACCTCGGCCCGTCGCAGATCGATCTGGGCATGCTCGCCTCGACGTACCGGACGGACGACCGCGGCCTGTCCGTGGGCGACTTCACCGCCGAGGCCGTGGCCGGCGCCACCGGCGCCAACAAGACGGAGCGCCGCGAGGCGCGCGACGTGGTCCTCTACGGGTTCGGCCGCATCGGCCGCCTCCTGGCCCGCCTGCTCATCGAGAAGACCGGCTCCGGCAACGGCCTGCGGCTGCGCGCCATCGTCGTACGCCAGGGCGCAGGGCAGGACATCGTGAAGCGCGCCTCGCTGCTGCGCCGCGACTCCATCCACGGCCAGTTCCAGGGCACGATCACCGTCGACGAGGCGAACAGCCGGATCATCGCCAACGGCAACGAGATCCAGGTGATCTACTCCGACGACCCGACGGCGGTCGACTACACGGCGCACGGCATCAAGGACGCCATCCTCATCGACAACACGGGCCGCTGGCGCGACCGCGAGGGGCTGTCCAAGCACCTGCGCCCCGGCATCGCGAAGGTCGTCCTGACGGCGCCCGGCAAGGGCGATGTCCCCAACATCGTGCACGGGGTGAACCACGACACGATCAAGCCGGACGAGCAGATCATCTCCTGCGCCTCCTGCACCACCAACGCGATCGTCCCGCCGCTGAAGGCGATGGCGGACGAGTACGGCGTGCTGCGCGGCCATGTGGAGACGGTCCACTCGTTCACCAACGACCAGAACCTGCTGGACAACTACCACAACTCGGACCGCCGGGGCCGCTCCGCGCCGCTCAACATGGTCATCACCGAGACGGGCGCCGCCTCCGCCGTCACCAAGGCGCTGCCCGACCTCGACGCGAAGATCACCGGCAGCTCCATCCGGGTCCCGGTGCCGGACGTCTCGATCGCCATCCTGAACCTGCAGCTCGCGCGCGGCACCAACCGCGAGGAGGTCCTCGACTACCTCCGCAACGTGTCGCTGACCTCGCCACTCAGGCGCCAGATCGACTTCATCACCGCTCCCGACGCGGTCTCGAGCGACTTCATCGGCTCACGCCACGCCTCGATCGTCGACGCCGGGGCGACCAAGGTCGAGGGCGACAACGCGATCCTCTACCTCTGGTACGACAACGAGTTCGGCTACTCCTCCCAGGTCGTCCGGGTCGTTCAGCACGTCTCCGGGGTCGAGTACCCGACCTACCCGGCACCGGCGGTCTGA
- a CDS encoding DUF6411 family protein, with the protein MMIVGIVAVCVVLAILAFFVPRLSRHPERGTQRTLGAGSRAGSKAPGVLGRLFSKPFRSSSKAVGSSGSAGRRARGRMPF; encoded by the coding sequence ATGATGATTGTTGGCATCGTCGCTGTCTGTGTTGTTCTGGCCATCCTTGCGTTCTTCGTGCCGCGCTTGTCCCGCCATCCCGAACGTGGCACCCAGCGGACCCTCGGGGCCGGGTCACGCGCCGGCAGCAAGGCTCCCGGCGTGCTGGGCCGCCTCTTCAGCAAGCCGTTCCGCAGCAGTTCCAAGGCCGTGGGCAGCAGCGGCTCCGCCGGACGTCGGGCCCGTGGCCGCATGCCGTTCTGA